The nucleotide sequence CCCCGAGGCACGGGGACGAGTCACCCTTCTGCAGATCGCGGTGCCCAGCCGTGAACAGGTCGAGTCCTACCGCCAGCTTCGGGCGCGGGTCGAAGGCTTGGTGGGGCGCATCAACGGCAAGCACACCGAAAGCGGCTGGTCGCCCATCCAGTACATCTACCGGGGGGTTCCCCGCGAGGAACTCGTTGCGCACTACCGCGCGGCGGACGTGATGTTGGTTACCCCGCTGCGCGACGGCCTGAACCTGGTGGCCAAGGAATTCACCGCCTGCTCGCGGGATGGGGTGCTGGTTCTTTCGCGCTTTGCTGGGGCTGCCGACGAGCTGCCGGAAGCGGTGCAGGTCAACCCCTACCATCCGAGCGGCCTGGCCGAGGCGCTGACCCGCGCGCTGGCGATGCCCCTCGACGAGAAAAAGGCTCGCCTCACCCGGTTGCGTAGTCGCCTGCGCCAGAGTGACCTGCGGGCATGGGCGGACGGCTTCGTGGCGGAGTTGGCCGGGGCATGAGCGTTCCGCCCGACCTGCTGGCCCTGCGCGAGCGGTCCTTGCTCGTCCTGGCCGACTATGACGGCACCCTGGCCCCCATCGTCCCCCGCCCGGAGGAGGCCTGGCCGCAACCCGGCGCGCGCGAGGCGCTGGAAGCCCTCCTGACGGGGGGTCGGCACCGCGTTGCCATCGTCACTGGGCGCCTGGCCGAGCAGGTCCACGCCTTTCTGGGGCTCCCCGCGCTGCCCGTCGTCGGCCTGCACGGGATGGAATGGCCCGGTGAGGAGATGACGCCCGCTGACCCTGCGGCCCTGCGCGCGCTCGCCGCGCAACTGCCCGCGGTGCCCGGCCTGCGGGCCGAGAACAAGGGCTGGACCCTGGCCGTTCACTCCCGCGAGGTGCCCGAGGACCGGCAGCCCGAGGTGGAGGCTCAGCTGGCCGCCATCACCCTTCCGCCCGGCTGGGAGGCGATTGCCGGGAAGAAGGTCCGTGAGTTCCGCCCCGCCGGTTTTGGCAAGGGCCGCGCGGCCGAGCGTCTGGCACAGCGGCACCCTGGCCTCCTGCCCGTCTTTCTGGGTGACGACGTGACCGATGAGGAAGGCTTTGTGCGCCTGCGGGCCTTGGGCGGCGTAACGGTCAAGGTGGGGGAGGGCGCGACAGCCGCTGAGTACCGAGTGGCGGGCCCAGCGGAGGTGGTGGCGCTGCTGCGGGCCTGGGCGACGCCCAACCTGTCCTAACGAACGGGCAAACCGCCTGGTTGGGGAGAGCCGTATGCTGAAGCCATGCCAGTTCTCTCGCGAGTCGCGCTGCTCCTGGGCGTGGTGATCCTCCTGGTCGCGGCCTTTTTGCTCGCCAAAAACGTGATCGACATCAACCAGCTCCACGCGGTGGCCAACGCCAATCGCTCCCGGGACTTTCCCAGCCCGGTCAACCAGGTGCTCCTGATGACCGGGCTGGCGCTCCTCGGGGGCTTTTTCACGGGCTTGGGCCTGGGCTTGCCCCGGCGCTCCCGCGCGGCAGCCTAAGCGGCCGTTGTCTCGGCAGGCGGGCTTAGACTTCCAGCGCGAGCTTGTCCACGTCGCTCAGCAGCGGCGTTCCCGCCGGGTAGTCCCCGGTGAAGCACGCCGAGCACAGGCCGGGACCGCCGATCGCCTCGCGCAGGCCGCGCTCGCTGATAAAGGCGAGGGTGTCCGCGCCGATCAGCTCGCGGATTTCCTCGACCGTGTGCGTGCTCGCGACGAGCTCCTTGCGGGCAGCGGTGTCGATGCCGTAGAAGCACGGGTGCGTGATGGGCGGGCTAGACACCCGAAAGTGAACTTCGGTGGCGCCCGCCTCGCGCAGCAGGTTCACGATCTGGCGGCTGGTGGTGCCGCGCACGATGGAGTCATCGATCAGCACGACGCGCTTGCCGCGCACGGCACTCGTGGGCGAGAGCTTCATCTTGACCTTGAGCTCGCGCGCCTCCTGGGTGGGGGCGATAAAGGTGCGGCCCGCGTAGGGGTTCTTGTACAGGCCGTAGTCGAACACAATGCCGCTTTCGCGGGCGTAGCCGATGGCTGCGCCGATGCCGGAATCGGGAACCGGCACCACGATGTCAGCGTCCACCGGCTTCTCGCGGGCAAGCTGCATCCCCATCCGAATGCGGCTCTCGTGGATGTCCACGCCGTCCAGCGCGCCGTCACTGCGGGCGAAGTAGATCCACTCGAAGGAGCAGGGGGTGGGGTGTTGCGGTTCCACCATCAGCGAGTGCAGCCCCTCCCGATCGAACCACACGAGTTCGCCGGGCTGCACGTCGCGGAGGAGGCGGGCGCCGACCGCGTACAGGGCGCAGGGCTCGGAGGCCAGCACCCAGGCGCCGTCCTCCCGCTGCCCGATCACCAGGGGCCGGACGCCGTGCGGGTCGCGGAAGCCGAGGAGCTGATGGCGACTCATCAGCACGCAGGCGTAGCCGCCCCGGAGTTTCCTCATCGCGGCAGCCGTGGCCTCGATAAGGTCCAGGTGGGCCTCGCGCGCGATGAGGTTAAGCATCACTTCGCTGTCATTGGTGGTCTGAAAGAGGGCCCCTTCCATCAGCATCGTGTTTCGCACCTCGCGGGCATTCACGAAGTTGCCGTTGTGCGCCAGGCCCAGAATGCCCTTGTTCGTGCGGGTGGTGAGGGGCTGGGCATTGAAGCGCAGGTTGGAGCCGGTGGTGGAGTAGCGCACGTGGCCGATGCTGACGCGGGCGTTCGGGAGGCGCAGGCCGTCGAGCCGCCGCTCATCAAAGACCTGCGTGACCAGGCCCAGATCCTTGTCCACATGGAATTTGTCTCCGTCGGAGACGCACATGCCCGCCGCCTCCTGCCCGCGGTGCTGGAGGGCGAAAAGGCCCAGGTACGTCAGCCACGCCAGGTCGTTGGGCTGCGGCGAGTACAGGCCAAACACCCCGCACTCGTCCTGCGGCTTGTCGGTGGCTGGATCGAAGATCATCCCAGGATCTCCCGCAGCGGCGTTTCAAAGGCGGTCTTCAGGGTCTGGAGGTTCACGCTCAACTGTACGTTCGCCCCCGTTACAGAAATGGTGACCCGGTCACCCCCCACGCCGCTTTCTCCCAGGGCGGTATAGGGAACCTCCAGGCGGTCGAGCAGCTCCTGCGCCGCCTGCTCGTGACCCAGAGGAACCGCCACGATCACTCGGCTGTGGGCTTCGCCAAACAGCAGGGCGTCCGGGCGCACCCCTGCCGGGGCCTGCAGCTCCACCTTGAGCCCCTGTTCGCCCGCAATCGCCATCTCGGCCAGCGCCACGGCGAGGCCGCCTTCCGAGCAGTCGTGCGCGGTAGCGGTCAGCCCGGCGCGGATCAGGGCCAGCGTCCCCGCGATCACGCGCCCTTCCAGCGCTAGGTCAAGGTCGGGCACCTGTCCCGCCTCCAGGCCGTGCACCGTTTCGAGGTACTGCGAGGCTCCGAGGGTGGTCGCGTGCTCGCCCAGCAGGTAGAGGGTGTGCGGTCCTGGCTTGAGGCCCAGGGTAGCCCGCGCGTTCACGTCGGGCAGCACGCCGACCATACCGATCGTGGGCGTGGGGTGAATGGCGACCTTGTGATCACCCTCGGTGTACTGGTTATACAGGCTCACGTTGCCGCCCGTGACCGGCGTATTCAGCGCGCGGCAGGCATCCGCGATGCCCGCCACAGCCTGCTGGAGCTGGTAGTACACCTCGGGGTTGTGCGGGTTTCCGAAGT is from Deinococcus sp. YIM 77859 and encodes:
- the otsB gene encoding trehalose-phosphatase; this translates as MSVPPDLLALRERSLLVLADYDGTLAPIVPRPEEAWPQPGAREALEALLTGGRHRVAIVTGRLAEQVHAFLGLPALPVVGLHGMEWPGEEMTPADPAALRALAAQLPAVPGLRAENKGWTLAVHSREVPEDRQPEVEAQLAAITLPPGWEAIAGKKVREFRPAGFGKGRAAERLAQRHPGLLPVFLGDDVTDEEGFVRLRALGGVTVKVGEGATAAEYRVAGPAEVVALLRAWATPNLS
- the purF gene encoding amidophosphoribosyltransferase — its product is MIFDPATDKPQDECGVFGLYSPQPNDLAWLTYLGLFALQHRGQEAAGMCVSDGDKFHVDKDLGLVTQVFDERRLDGLRLPNARVSIGHVRYSTTGSNLRFNAQPLTTRTNKGILGLAHNGNFVNAREVRNTMLMEGALFQTTNDSEVMLNLIAREAHLDLIEATAAAMRKLRGGYACVLMSRHQLLGFRDPHGVRPLVIGQREDGAWVLASEPCALYAVGARLLRDVQPGELVWFDREGLHSLMVEPQHPTPCSFEWIYFARSDGALDGVDIHESRIRMGMQLAREKPVDADIVVPVPDSGIGAAIGYARESGIVFDYGLYKNPYAGRTFIAPTQEARELKVKMKLSPTSAVRGKRVVLIDDSIVRGTTSRQIVNLLREAGATEVHFRVSSPPITHPCFYGIDTAARKELVASTHTVEEIRELIGADTLAFISERGLREAIGGPGLCSACFTGDYPAGTPLLSDVDKLALEV